One genomic segment of Branchiostoma floridae strain S238N-H82 unplaced genomic scaffold, Bfl_VNyyK Sc7u5tJ_1022, whole genome shotgun sequence includes these proteins:
- the LOC118407251 gene encoding uncharacterized protein LOC118407251 codes for MYQPDLDTPALRSRVLDMFPSPEQLATMLFDVMEALGWRETYVVYNKQSEFYSSFKALLNEAGSRRLSMWAKEVPVAMVTKKDDDVLNAVLYDVSTAGRENVVLMTSDELVGVILDKIVT; via the exons ATGTACCAACCGGATCTGGATACACCAGCTCTCCGCTCCAGGGTACTGGACATGTTCCCGTCCCCAGAGCAGCTGGCAACCATGTTGTTTGACGTCATGGAGGCCCTGGGCTGGAGGGAGACATATGTAGTGTACAATAAGCAGTCCG AGTTCTACAGTTCATTTAAAGCTCTACTCAACGAAGCAGGCTCCCGGAGACTCAGCATGTGGGCCAAGGAAGTTccggttgccatggttacaaaGAAGGACGATGACGTACTGAACGCCGTGTTGTATGACGTCAGCACTGCTGGACGAGAGAATGTGGTTCTGATGACGAGTGATGAACTTGTGGGAGTCATTCTGGACAAG ATTGTTACCtga